Genomic window (Candidatus Auribacterota bacterium):
TCGGCTGATGGCACTGAGGGCAGAGTCCCGGAACGGCGCAATCGAGCCGCTGGTGAGCCCTCCGTTTACGCGTGCGACTCTTCGACTGCTTTCTTTTAGGTGTCGTCATTTCTTGTTCTCCGGAGGGAGCTTGAGCTCCTCAAGAGCGCTCCACCGTGCGTCGCCACTTCCGGGCGCGCACGAACAGCGCTCCAGGTTAAGATCGTTGCCGCAGTGTGCGCATATCCCCCTGCACCTCTGCGCGCAGAGCGGCTTGATGGGCAGGGCGATTATAATATCCCCTCTGAGATTCTCCGTCAAGTCGATTATCTCCAGTTCCTTCACGTGTCGGCTGAAGCTGAAGCGATCCACG
Coding sequences:
- the rpmF gene encoding 50S ribosomal protein L32 → MTTPKRKQSKSRTRKRRAHQRLDCAVPGLCPQCHQPKPIHRACPHCGYYRGKKVMSVKEE
- a CDS encoding DUF177 domain-containing protein translates to MGLIIEIRKIPPGGVRLSGTLSPDELDLVFEGATLAGGLAYDLGVEVVSGELIVRGRLRMAAELTCSRCLRIFGTEIRVDRFSFSRHVKELEIIDLTENLRGDIIIALPIKPLCAQRCRGICAHCGNDLNLERCSCAPGSGDARWSALEELKLPPENKK